In Streptomyces sp. NBC_01717, one DNA window encodes the following:
- a CDS encoding SCO0930 family lipoprotein, with protein sequence MNTWRNASLAVTAAALLALTTACGQDKGTESPNGQNVGNASPAGQAGSGYDTDSGYGSDTGYGSDSGAQSAKSKQAGQLAVWDSKKLGKVLTDSEGFTLYRFDKDTASPPKSNCEGDCAKIWPVVPAGNVTAAAGTDDALIGKVTRADGTQQLTIAGWPMYRYAKDAKPGDANGQGVGGTWFASAPDGKKAAVNADGPAGGEQADLAGLSVRKDPELGNIVVDKRGMTVYRFKKDSAWPMKSACTGACLSKWPVVAPLAKNDVSGVTTKGFVTFNRPDGLKQQSIDCWPIYTFSGDTKPGDTNGQGVGGTWYAVSPDAKLVGAPK encoded by the coding sequence ATGAACACCTGGCGGAACGCCTCGCTCGCGGTGACCGCGGCGGCCCTGTTGGCGCTGACGACGGCGTGCGGTCAGGACAAGGGCACCGAGTCCCCCAACGGGCAGAACGTGGGCAACGCGAGCCCGGCCGGGCAGGCGGGCAGCGGCTACGACACGGACAGCGGCTACGGCTCCGACACCGGCTACGGCTCCGATTCCGGGGCGCAGTCCGCCAAGTCGAAGCAGGCCGGACAGCTCGCGGTGTGGGACAGCAAGAAGCTCGGCAAGGTGCTGACGGACAGCGAGGGATTCACGCTCTACCGCTTCGACAAGGACACCGCGAGTCCGCCGAAGTCGAATTGCGAAGGTGACTGCGCGAAGATCTGGCCGGTCGTCCCAGCGGGCAATGTCACGGCCGCCGCCGGTACCGATGACGCACTGATCGGCAAGGTCACCCGCGCGGACGGCACCCAGCAACTCACCATTGCGGGATGGCCGATGTACCGGTATGCGAAGGACGCCAAGCCCGGCGACGCCAATGGGCAGGGGGTGGGAGGCACCTGGTTCGCCTCCGCTCCCGACGGCAAGAAAGCTGCGGTGAACGCCGACGGGCCGGCCGGTGGCGAGCAGGCTGATCTCGCGGGACTTTCGGTGCGCAAGGACCCGGAACTCGGGAACATCGTTGTCGACAAGCGCGGCATGACGGTCTACCGGTTCAAGAAGGACAGCGCCTGGCCGATGAAGTCGGCCTGCACCGGGGCTTGCCTCTCGAAGTGGCCGGTTGTCGCCCCATTGGCCAAGAATGATGTCTCGGGTGTTACCACCAAGGGATTTGTCACCTTCAATCGGCCCGACGGACTCAAGCAGCAGTCCATCGACTGCTGGCCCATCTATACGTTCTCCGGTGACACGAAGCCCGGGGACACCAACGGACAAGGTGTCGGGGGCACATGGTACGCGGTGTCGCCCGACGCAAAGCTCGTCGGCGCCCCGAAGTAA
- a CDS encoding SAM-dependent methyltransferase, whose product MERPAWAPQGIDISVPSVSRMYDFYLGGSHNFEVDREAARKAMEFMPGLPKIMQANRAFMRRAVRHAVSEGITQFLDIGSGIPTFGNVHEIAQAADPEARVAYVDHDPVAVAHSQAVLEGNDRAVIVTADLRSPQEILKSREITELLDMDRPVALMLVAVLHFIEDADDPQTALAELREGLAPGSLVIITHASYEGIPLTQEEAGGAVGVYRNIRNPLIMRSRDEIARFFDGYEMVEPGLVAMPEWRPDTSAAQEQEDPYAFSGFAGVGRKA is encoded by the coding sequence ATGGAGCGTCCCGCCTGGGCACCGCAGGGCATTGACATATCGGTGCCGAGCGTGTCACGCATGTATGACTTCTATCTGGGCGGATCGCACAATTTCGAGGTGGACCGGGAAGCGGCCCGCAAGGCCATGGAGTTCATGCCGGGACTTCCCAAGATCATGCAAGCCAATCGCGCCTTTATGCGCAGGGCCGTGCGTCATGCGGTGAGTGAGGGCATCACCCAGTTCCTGGACATAGGTTCCGGCATACCGACCTTCGGCAATGTCCACGAAATCGCCCAGGCGGCCGACCCCGAGGCGCGAGTCGCGTACGTCGACCACGACCCCGTTGCGGTCGCGCACAGCCAGGCCGTACTCGAGGGCAACGACCGGGCGGTGATCGTCACCGCCGATCTGCGGAGCCCGCAGGAGATCCTGAAGAGCCGCGAGATCACCGAACTCCTCGACATGGACCGTCCGGTGGCGCTGATGCTCGTAGCCGTCCTCCACTTCATCGAGGACGCCGACGACCCGCAGACGGCCCTCGCCGAACTGCGCGAGGGGCTCGCACCCGGCAGCCTCGTCATCATCACCCACGCCTCGTACGAGGGCATTCCGCTCACCCAGGAGGAGGCGGGGGGTGCGGTCGGCGTCTACCGGAACATCCGTAACCCGCTGATCATGCGGTCGCGCGACGAGATCGCCAGGTTCTTCGACGGTTACGAGATGGTCGAGCCCGGTCTCGTGGCGATGCCGGAGTGGCGCCCCGACACCTCCGCGGCGCAGGAGCAGGAAGACCCGTATGCGTTCTCGGGCTTCGCCGGAGTGGGACGCAAGGCGTGA